The nucleotide sequence ACGTCGACCCGCTCGATCCCGGCCAGCGGCGACGCGGCGCGGCCGGGGTTGCGCGCGGCGACGGTGACCGAGGCGCCGGCTTTGCTGAGCGCCCGGGTGATCTCCAGGCCGAGCCCGGCGTGGCCGCCGGTGACGACGGCGTTCGTGCCGGTCAGGTCGATGCCCTTGAGGACGTCGTCGGCGGTCGAGGCGGCGGTGAACCCGGTTCCGATGAGGTGCTGCTTGTGTGTCATGCCTCCAGGCTGCGCCCGCACGGCCGGACTCTGAATACTTGTCGATCCGTATTTCTTGCGCGATAGTACGGAGGTGGCGGACGACCAGTTGTCCGAGGTGTTCGACCTCGTCGAGGTGCGCGGCGTGGTGTCGGGCGGGTTCGCGGTCCAGGGCCCCTGGGCCTCGCGCGCGGCGATCGAGGGGCTGAAGTTCTTCGCCATGGTGAGCGGCCGGGCCCGGCTGAGCACCGACGGTCTCGACGAACCGCTCCAGCTCGAGGCGGGCGACGTCGCCGTCCTCAACGACCGGACCTGGCTCACGGCCGAGGGCGGCAGCGGCGACGGGCCGCCCCGCGAGGTGACGCCGGAGGCGGACTTCACGTCCATCCACCTGCTCGGCGCCCACGGGGCCGGCGCGGACGTCGTCGTCGGAGGCCACGTCGACCTCAACCCGGCCGGCCGGGCGCTGCTGCTGCAGGCGCTCCCGCCGGTCGCGCACGTCCGCGGGTCAGGCACGGCGGCGGCCAACCTGCGCGGCAGCCTCTACCGGCTGGTCGGCGAGCTGACCGAGTACCGCATCGGCTCCGCGTTCGCGGTCCGGCAGCACGGCCAGCTGCTGCTGCTCGAGGTGCTGCGCGCCTACGTCGGCCAGGCCGAGCCGCCGCCGGGCTGGCTGCGGCTGCTGGCCGACGAGCGGCTGCGGCCGGCGCTGGGCCTGATGCACGCCGAGCCGGGGCGGCGGTGGGGCCTGCAGGAACTGGCCCGGGCCGCGGCGATGTCGCGGACCACGTTCGCGGAGCGGTTCCGCAGCGTCTCCGGCGTGCCGCCGCTGACCTACCTGAACCGCTGGCGGATGCTGCTGGCCCAGCGGGCACTCCGCGATGACGACGTCCGCGTCGGGTCGCTGGCCTTCGACCTGGGCTACGCGTCGGAGAGCGCGTTCAGCACCGCGTTCAAGCGGGAGGTCGGCGAGTCGCCGCTGCGCTACCGCCATCGCCTGCGCGACTAGACTCTGTGCGTGACCATGCTCGACGACGCGCGAAGCTCACTGCCCGACAGCGCCTCCTCCGAGGCGACGCTGCGCCGCTTCCTGCACGGCCTGCCGGGGGTCGACCAGACCGGCGCCGACGCTCGGGCGGCCACGCTGGCCACGCGGTCCATCAAGACCACGGCCAAGCAGTACGCCATCGACCTCGCCATCTCGATGATCGACCTCACCACGCTCGAGGGCCAGGACACCCCGGGCAAGGTGCGGGCGCTCTGCGCGAAGGCCATGCGCCCCGACCCGTCCGACCGCTCCGTCCCGCCGGTCGCGGCGGTCTGCGTCTATCCCGACCTCGTCGCGACGGCCAAGGAGGCCCTGAAGGGCTCCGACGTCAAGGTCGCCAGCGTCGCCACCGGCTTCCCGTCCGGGCGCACGAGCCTGGCGGTCAAGGAGGCCGACACCCGCGACGCGGTCGCGGCCGGCGCCGACGAGGTCGACATGGTCATCGACCGCGGCGCATTCCTGGGCGGGCGCTACGGCGCGGTGTTCGACGAGATCGTCGCGGTCAAGCAGGCGGCCGGCGACGCCCACCTCAAGGTCATCCTCGAGACCGGCGAGCTGGCCACCTACGACAACGTCCGGCGCGCGTCCTGGCTGGCCATGCTGGCCGGCGCCGACTTCATCAAGACCAGCACCGGCAAGGTCGCGCCGGCCGCGACGCTGCCGGTCACGCTGGTCATGCTCGAGGCGGTCCGCGACTTCCGCGAGACGACCGGCCGCCAGGTCGGCGTCAAGCCGGCCGGGGGCATCCGCACCAGCAAGGACGCCGTCAGGTACCTGGTCCTGGTCAACGAGACCGCCGGCGACGACTGGCTCGACCCCGACTGGTTCCGGCTGGGTGCGTCGAGCCTGCTGAACGACCTGCTCATGCAGCGGCAGAAGCTCGCCACCGGCCGCTACGCGGGCCCCGACTACTTCACGCTGGACTGAGGCGCACCATGACGAAGTTCGAGTACGCGCCCGCGCCGGAGTCGCGGGCCATCGTCGACATCAAGAGCTCGTACGGCCTGTTCGTGAACGGCGAGTTCGTCGAGCCGGTCGACGGGTCGATGTTCAAGTCGGTCAATCCGGCCACCGAGGAGGTGCTGGCCGAGATCGCGTCGGCCGGCGCCGAGGACGTCGACCGCGCCGTCCAGGCCGCCCGCCGCGCCTACGATCACACCTGGTCGAAGCTGTCCGGGCGCGACCGCGGCAAGTACCTGTTCCGCATCGCGCGGCTCATCCAGGAGCGCGCCCGCGAGCTGGCCGTCCTCGAGTCGATCGACAATGGCAAGCCGATCCGCGAGTCACGCGACGTCGACATCCCCCTGGTCGCGGCGCACTTCTTCTACTACGCCGGCTGGGCCGACAAGCTCGCGTGGGCCGGCGCCGGCCCCGACCCGAAGCCGCACGGCGTCGCCGGCCAGGTCATCCCGTGGAACTTCCCGCTGCTCATGTTGTCGTGGAAGATCGCGCCGGCGCTGGCCGCAGGGAACACCGTCGTGCTCAAGCCGGCCGAGACCACCCCGCTGACGGCGCTGCTGTTCGCGGAGATCTGCCAGCAGGCCGACCTCCCGCCGGGCGTCGTCAACATCCTCACCGGCGCCGGCGACACCGGCCGCGCGCTGGTCGAGCACGCGGGCGTCGACAAGGTCGCGTTCACCGGGTCCACCGAGGTCGGCAAGCAGATCGCCCGCAGCGTCGCCGGCACGGCCAAGAAGGCGACGCTCGAGCTGGGCGGCAAGGCCGCGAACATCGTGTTCGAGGACGCGCCCATCGACCAG is from Jiangella alkaliphila and encodes:
- a CDS encoding AraC family transcriptional regulator, coding for MADDQLSEVFDLVEVRGVVSGGFAVQGPWASRAAIEGLKFFAMVSGRARLSTDGLDEPLQLEAGDVAVLNDRTWLTAEGGSGDGPPREVTPEADFTSIHLLGAHGAGADVVVGGHVDLNPAGRALLLQALPPVAHVRGSGTAAANLRGSLYRLVGELTEYRIGSAFAVRQHGQLLLLEVLRAYVGQAEPPPGWLRLLADERLRPALGLMHAEPGRRWGLQELARAAAMSRTTFAERFRSVSGVPPLTYLNRWRMLLAQRALRDDDVRVGSLAFDLGYASESAFSTAFKREVGESPLRYRHRLRD
- the deoC gene encoding deoxyribose-phosphate aldolase; its protein translation is MLDDARSSLPDSASSEATLRRFLHGLPGVDQTGADARAATLATRSIKTTAKQYAIDLAISMIDLTTLEGQDTPGKVRALCAKAMRPDPSDRSVPPVAAVCVYPDLVATAKEALKGSDVKVASVATGFPSGRTSLAVKEADTRDAVAAGADEVDMVIDRGAFLGGRYGAVFDEIVAVKQAAGDAHLKVILETGELATYDNVRRASWLAMLAGADFIKTSTGKVAPAATLPVTLVMLEAVRDFRETTGRQVGVKPAGGIRTSKDAVRYLVLVNETAGDDWLDPDWFRLGASSLLNDLLMQRQKLATGRYAGPDYFTLD
- a CDS encoding aldehyde dehydrogenase family protein encodes the protein MTKFEYAPAPESRAIVDIKSSYGLFVNGEFVEPVDGSMFKSVNPATEEVLAEIASAGAEDVDRAVQAARRAYDHTWSKLSGRDRGKYLFRIARLIQERARELAVLESIDNGKPIRESRDVDIPLVAAHFFYYAGWADKLAWAGAGPDPKPHGVAGQVIPWNFPLLMLSWKIAPALAAGNTVVLKPAETTPLTALLFAEICQQADLPPGVVNILTGAGDTGRALVEHAGVDKVAFTGSTEVGKQIARSVAGTAKKATLELGGKAANIVFEDAPIDQAVEGIVNGIFFNQGHVCCAGSRLLVQESVYDEVLTRLKRRLGTLRVGDPLDKNTDIGAINSAEQLARIRELSEVGEAEGAERWSPECELPERGFWFPPTLFTGVSQAHRIAREEIFGPVLSVLTFRTPAEAVEKANNTPYGLSAGVWTEKGSRILSMAQQLRAGVVWANTFNRFDPTSPFGGYKESGYGREGGRHGLLAYLKGEH